A window from Garra rufa chromosome 14, GarRuf1.0, whole genome shotgun sequence encodes these proteins:
- the vezf1b gene encoding vascular endothelial zinc finger 1b isoform X2, protein MEPSWSSFLFQQANEALHHQHQNSLLPLLNSEPQDQKPILPILHDQKPPVSAADLLKDNMGGGTGGGGGGGGGGGQVVIKKEPKSKTPFICGYCNKAFRDSYHLRRHESCHTGIKMVSRPKKTTTAPTMVPLISTVPRDNNGNPSYVSTMAGILTTATTSASTAAGIMSVLPQQQPTVPKKPPKPVKKNHGCEMCGKAFRDVYHLNRHKLSHSDEKPFECPICHQRFKRKDRMTYHVRSHDGGVHKPYICSVCGKGFSRPDHLSCHVKHVHSTERPFKCQVTACTSAFATKDRLRSHMIRHEGKVTCNICGKMLSAAYITSHLKTHGQAGFTSPCNKDSNNVCNSASATPVTASTASNSTAMNRGTISNPVTIAAQMNITTNTVNITSPVSLQHPVTITAPVNIASVNIPATAPMNIAHPVAITSPMSMNITGPLNIAMRPMESMSFLSQVLPSTPPW, encoded by the exons CAGGCCAATGAAGCCCTCCACCACCAGCATCAAAACAGCCTGCTGCCGCTGCTCAACTCTGAGCCGCAGGATCAAAAGCCTATTCTTCCCATCCTGCACGACCAGAAACCCCCAGTCAGTGCTGCTGACCTCCTCAAAGACAACATGGGCGGCGGGACGGGCGGAGGGGGAGGAGGTGGTGGCGGCGGCGGTCAGGTGGTAATAAAGAAGGAGCCCAAATCCAAGACGCCCTTCATATGCGGCTACTGCAACAAGGCCTTTCGGGACAGTTACCACCTCCGGCGGCATGAGTCCTGTCACACGGGCATTAAGATGGTGTCACGGCCCAAGAAGACAACCACAGCGCCCACCATGGTGCCTCTCATTTCCACTGTGCCACGCGACAACAACGGCAACCCCTCTTACGTCTCTACGATGGCGGGTATCCTCACCACAGCTACCACCTCTGCATCCACAGCCGCAGGCATAATGTCGGTCCTGCCGCAGCAGCAGCCGACCGTACCCAAGAAACCGCCTAAACCGGTGAAGAAGAACCATGGCTGCGAGATGTGCGGCAAGGCCTTCCGTGATGTCTACCACCTCAACCGACACAAGCTCTCGCACTCAGACGAGAAGCCCTTTGAGTGCCCTATATGTCACCAGCGTTTCAAGAGGAAGGACCGCATGACCTACCACGTGCGCTCACACGACGGTGGCGTGCACAAGCCGTATATATGCTCCGTTTGTGGGAAAGGCTTCTCTCG GCCGGATCATCTTAGCTGTCATGTCAAGCACGTACACTCCACAGAGCGACCCTTTAAATGCCAAGTAACG GCCTGCACGTCCGCCTTCGCCACCAAAGACCGCCTGCGTTCACACATGATACGGCATGAAGGCAAGGTCACCTGCAACATTTGCGGGAAGATGCTGAGTGCCGCCTACATCACCAGCCACCTCAAGACCCACGGCCAGGCCGGCTTCACCTCCCCCTGTAACAAAG ACTCTAACAACGTGTGCAACTCTGCCTCAGCCACACCGGTCACCGCCTCAACTGCATCCAACTCTACGGCAATGAACCGTGGCACCATCAGCAACCCCGTCACCATCGCCGCCCAGATGAACATCACCACCAACACGGTCAACATCACCTCCCCCGTCAGCCTCCAGCACCCGGTCACCATCACTGCTCCCGTCAACATCGCCTCGGTCAACATCCCGGCCACGGCACCCATGAACATCGCCCATCCCGTCGCCATCACCTCGCCCATGTCAATGAACATCACCGGTCCGCTCAACATCGCCATGAGGCCGATGGAAAGCATGTCTTTCCTCTCGCAGGTCCTGCCTTCCACTCCACCCTGGTAG
- the vezf1b gene encoding vascular endothelial zinc finger 1b isoform X1 produces the protein MEPSWSSFLFQDSQEFLHAAYILQHPTCMQANEALHHQHQNSLLPLLNSEPQDQKPILPILHDQKPPVSAADLLKDNMGGGTGGGGGGGGGGGQVVIKKEPKSKTPFICGYCNKAFRDSYHLRRHESCHTGIKMVSRPKKTTTAPTMVPLISTVPRDNNGNPSYVSTMAGILTTATTSASTAAGIMSVLPQQQPTVPKKPPKPVKKNHGCEMCGKAFRDVYHLNRHKLSHSDEKPFECPICHQRFKRKDRMTYHVRSHDGGVHKPYICSVCGKGFSRPDHLSCHVKHVHSTERPFKCQVTACTSAFATKDRLRSHMIRHEGKVTCNICGKMLSAAYITSHLKTHGQAGFTSPCNKDSNNVCNSASATPVTASTASNSTAMNRGTISNPVTIAAQMNITTNTVNITSPVSLQHPVTITAPVNIASVNIPATAPMNIAHPVAITSPMSMNITGPLNIAMRPMESMSFLSQVLPSTPPW, from the exons CAGGCCAATGAAGCCCTCCACCACCAGCATCAAAACAGCCTGCTGCCGCTGCTCAACTCTGAGCCGCAGGATCAAAAGCCTATTCTTCCCATCCTGCACGACCAGAAACCCCCAGTCAGTGCTGCTGACCTCCTCAAAGACAACATGGGCGGCGGGACGGGCGGAGGGGGAGGAGGTGGTGGCGGCGGCGGTCAGGTGGTAATAAAGAAGGAGCCCAAATCCAAGACGCCCTTCATATGCGGCTACTGCAACAAGGCCTTTCGGGACAGTTACCACCTCCGGCGGCATGAGTCCTGTCACACGGGCATTAAGATGGTGTCACGGCCCAAGAAGACAACCACAGCGCCCACCATGGTGCCTCTCATTTCCACTGTGCCACGCGACAACAACGGCAACCCCTCTTACGTCTCTACGATGGCGGGTATCCTCACCACAGCTACCACCTCTGCATCCACAGCCGCAGGCATAATGTCGGTCCTGCCGCAGCAGCAGCCGACCGTACCCAAGAAACCGCCTAAACCGGTGAAGAAGAACCATGGCTGCGAGATGTGCGGCAAGGCCTTCCGTGATGTCTACCACCTCAACCGACACAAGCTCTCGCACTCAGACGAGAAGCCCTTTGAGTGCCCTATATGTCACCAGCGTTTCAAGAGGAAGGACCGCATGACCTACCACGTGCGCTCACACGACGGTGGCGTGCACAAGCCGTATATATGCTCCGTTTGTGGGAAAGGCTTCTCTCG GCCGGATCATCTTAGCTGTCATGTCAAGCACGTACACTCCACAGAGCGACCCTTTAAATGCCAAGTAACG GCCTGCACGTCCGCCTTCGCCACCAAAGACCGCCTGCGTTCACACATGATACGGCATGAAGGCAAGGTCACCTGCAACATTTGCGGGAAGATGCTGAGTGCCGCCTACATCACCAGCCACCTCAAGACCCACGGCCAGGCCGGCTTCACCTCCCCCTGTAACAAAG ACTCTAACAACGTGTGCAACTCTGCCTCAGCCACACCGGTCACCGCCTCAACTGCATCCAACTCTACGGCAATGAACCGTGGCACCATCAGCAACCCCGTCACCATCGCCGCCCAGATGAACATCACCACCAACACGGTCAACATCACCTCCCCCGTCAGCCTCCAGCACCCGGTCACCATCACTGCTCCCGTCAACATCGCCTCGGTCAACATCCCGGCCACGGCACCCATGAACATCGCCCATCCCGTCGCCATCACCTCGCCCATGTCAATGAACATCACCGGTCCGCTCAACATCGCCATGAGGCCGATGGAAAGCATGTCTTTCCTCTCGCAGGTCCTGCCTTCCACTCCACCCTGGTAG
- the cuedc1b gene encoding CUE domain-containing protein 1b yields the protein MTSLFRRSNSNGGSRGGGGSAAGELNNSRPNRQVRRLEFNQAMEDFKTMFPSMDYEVIECVLRSNNGAVDATIDQLLQMSIDGQGSDDSSDSDDSIPPEILERTLEPDSSDEEPPPVYSPPTYDMHIYDRKYPDAPPVPPPRFEAQPPPGHRQVQGYKNWNPPLLGNLPDDFLRILPQQLDSIQGSQSSISQPSSSSSSSAPQKVPAVAAATGTGGASEQERKLKQYLEDERIALFLQNEEFMKELQRNREFLIALERDRLKYESKKSKSSHSSASMENSTGDHYASGSVEACTGVSDDALFRDKLKHMGKSTRKKLFEIARGFSEKTKRRKSKRKTLLRHHSLGTANSTANLLDDVEGNPCDEESQHRRLATQEEEEPHKEPLS from the exons ATGACCAGCCTTTTCCGACGCAGCAACAGTAATGGAGGGTCTCGGGGTGGCGGGGGCTCGGCTGCAGGTGAGCTCAACAACTCCAGGCCCAACCGGCAAGTTCGAAGGCTGGAGTTCAACCAGGCCATGGAGGACTTTAAAACCATGTTCCCTAGCATGGACTATGAGGTGATCGAGTGCGTACTGCGCTCCAATAATGGGGCTGTGGATGCCACCATCGACCAACTCCTGCAGATGAGCATTGATGGACAAGGCTCAGATGACAGTTCGGATTCAGATGACAGCATCCCACCAGAG ATTCTTGAGCGGACCCTCGAGCCAGACAGCTCAGACGAAGAGCCGCCCCCTGTCTACTCTCCACCAACATATGACATGCACATATATGACAGGAAATACCCGGATGCTCCTCCTGTTCCTCCACCCAG ATTTGAGGCCCAACCTCCCCCTGGACACAGACAAGTGCAAGGTTACAAAAACTGGAACCCACCGTTACTTGGCAATCTGCCTGACGACTTTCTACGAATCCTGCCTCAACAGTTGGACAGTATACAG GGTTCTCAGAGTAGCATCTCCCAGccctcttcttcctcctcctcctcagcaCCCCAGAAGGTTCCCGCTGTGGCAGCCGCCACAGGAACAGGCGGCGCGTCAGAGCAGGAACGCAAACTAAAGCAATATTTGGAGGATGAGCGTATTGCACTCTTCCTGCAGAACGAGGAGTTCATGAAGGAGCTGCAAAGGAACCGAGAGTTCCTCATTGCGCTAGAAAGAG ATCGATTGAAATACGAGTCAAAGAAATCCAAATCCAGTCATTCATCAGCTAGCATGGAGAACTCCACAG GTGACCATTATGCTTCCGGGTCTGTAGAGGCCTGCACAGGCGTTTCAGATGACGCTTTGTTCAGAGACAAGCTAAAGCACATGGGGAAAT CAACCAGAAAGAAGCTGTTTGAAATTGCCAGAGGCTTCTCAGAGAAGACAAAGCGGAGGAAGTCTAAACGAAAAACACTGCTACGGCATCATTC ATTGGGCACTGCCAACTCCACTGCCAACCTCCTAGATGATGTGGAAGGAAACCCATGTG ATGAAGAAAGTCAGCATAGACGATTGGCTACACAGGAAGAGGAGGAGCCACATAAGGAACCGCTATCATG